The following coding sequences lie in one Pseudomonas svalbardensis genomic window:
- the dcd gene encoding dCTP deaminase → MSIKSDKWIRRMAQEHGMIEPFVERQMRGEGADRVISYGVSSYGYDVRCADEFKVFTNINSATVDPKNFDEKSFVDVKSDVCIIPPNSFALARTVEFFRIPRNVLTICLGKSTYARCGIIVNVTPLEPEWEGHVTLEFSNTTTLPAKIYANEGVAQMLFFESDEECEVSYKDRGGKYQGQRGVTLPRT, encoded by the coding sequence ATGAGCATCAAATCGGACAAGTGGATTCGCCGCATGGCGCAAGAGCACGGCATGATCGAGCCCTTCGTAGAGCGCCAGATGCGCGGTGAAGGCGCCGACCGAGTGATTTCCTACGGCGTGTCGAGCTATGGCTACGACGTACGCTGCGCCGATGAATTCAAAGTGTTCACCAACATCAATTCGGCGACCGTTGATCCGAAGAACTTCGACGAGAAGAGCTTCGTCGACGTCAAGAGCGATGTTTGCATCATCCCGCCGAACTCCTTTGCCTTGGCACGCACCGTGGAATTCTTCCGTATTCCGCGCAATGTGCTGACGATCTGCCTGGGTAAAAGCACTTACGCGCGTTGCGGCATTATCGTCAACGTGACGCCGCTTGAGCCTGAGTGGGAAGGCCACGTGACCCTGGAATTCTCCAACACCACCACGCTGCCGGCAAAAATCTACGCTAACGAAGGTGTGGCACAGATGCTGTTTTTCGAATCCGACGAAGAGTGCGAAGTGTCCTACAAGGACCGTGGCGGCAAGTATCAGGGCCAGCGCGGCGTCACCCTGCCACGCACCTGA
- a CDS encoding cold-shock protein, whose amino-acid sequence MSNRQTGTVKWFNDEKGFGFITPQSGDDLFVHFKAIQSDGFKSLKEGQQVSFIATRGQKGMQAEEVQVI is encoded by the coding sequence ATGTCTAATCGCCAAACTGGTACCGTTAAGTGGTTCAACGATGAAAAAGGCTTCGGCTTCATCACCCCACAATCCGGTGACGACCTGTTCGTTCACTTCAAAGCTATCCAATCCGACGGCTTCAAAAGCCTGAAAGAAGGCCAACAGGTTTCTTTCATCGCTACCCGCGGTCAGAAAGGCATGCAAGCTGAAGAAGTTCAAGTTATCTAA